TGTTAAAAAGTTCTTCTGAAATTACTACCTCATTCGGCTGAGCTGCATTTTGGATGCGGGCTGCCGTGTTGACGCTTGTGCCGAAATAGTCTAAGCGGTTGTTTAAGGTAACAACCAGGGCGGGGCCTGCATGAATTCCGATTTTAACTTCAATTTTTTCAATTTCGGGGTTGTTTTTATAGTGCTCGTGTAATTCTTTTTGAGCCTCAATGCTTGCATCTACGGCATTTTTAGAATTCATAAAAACTCCCATAATTGCGTCTCCTATGGTTTTTACCGGTACACCTCCGAACTTTTTTATTACATCAAATAGAATTATAAAATGATCCCTGACAAGGGCAAAGGCCTTTGCATCTCCTAACTCAGAATACATAAGGGTTGAGCCTTTAATATCCGTAAACAGAATTGCAGCTTTCATTACTTGGAGGGATTGCCCCGGTATTAAAACATCCGATCCCATGAGGTCCCTGTAAAGGTTGTTTTGAATTAAATCGATTCCCTTTATGGAATTAGGTGTTTTCCATGTAAGATAGTTTCCTGCATTTACATCAGTTTCTATTTTTGCAAGATAGTTTTCCTTTAATGAAGGTTCCAAGGGTAGTATATTCGGGTGAATGGAGAAGAAAACTTCAATATTGTCGTCTAATGTATTGTTAAAGTTCTTTTGACAAGCCGGACAATAGTTTTCTGAAACGGCTTCATGTATTGAAAGGGTTTCATGAGCTACACTTCCGCAGGTCGGGCAATGATATATCCAGTCGATTATAAAAAAACCGTCATATACGCCTTGGATAAAAATATTTAAGGCTGTTTCCCTGCTTAGATTTA
The DNA window shown above is from Treponema denticola and carries:
- a CDS encoding adenylate/guanylate cyclase domain-containing protein translates to MNLNLQYNQNQEAADKIAASLSALQEEKLFHIDVYGLAEELNLSRETALNIFIQGVYDGFFIIDWIYHCPTCGSVAHETLSIHEAVSENYCPACQKNFNNTLDDNIEVFFSIHPNILPLEPSLKENYLAKIETDVNAGNYLTWKTPNSIKGIDLIQNNLYRDLMGSDVLIPGQSLQVMKAAILFTDIKGSTLMYSELGDAKAFALVRDHFIILFDVIKKFGGVPVKTIGDAIMGVFMNSKNAVDASIEAQKELHEHYKNNPEIEKIEVKIGIHAGPALVVTLNNRLDYFGTSVNTAARIQNAAQPNEVVISEELFNNHEIQKSIAAITNKVQRQRITFKGIKEESTIYHIMVKE